In the Anaerolineales bacterium genome, CCGGTGAACAGGTCGATTCACCAGATGGAGTGTGGCGCCATGAAGAGACGCGAGAATCGGGAACGCCGGCGAGGCCAGGGGCTGGTTGAATTCGCCCTGACGCTGCCGCTGATTCTGCTGATCATCTTCACCATCATCGAGCTGGCACGCGTGCTGCACGCCTGGATGGCGATCGAGAATGGGGCGCGCTTCGGGGTCCGCTATGCCATCACCGGTGAGTACAACTCGACCTACTGCAGCGGCTACCCGGGCGGGATCTGCGATGCCCAGAATGAGGAAGACGCCGCCCGAATTCCTTCGATCAAGGACAGCGCCACTGCCGGGGCCGCCGCCATCTTGCGGGATGCCACGGCCGGCGTTGGCCAGCCCGGCTACTTTAAGATCACAGTCTGCTCCACCAAGAGCGGGCTGATCTACCACCCGGCCAACACGAATTCCAGCACGCCGGCCGATTGCACTCCGGTGGAGGACGGCGGGGGTCCAGGCGATCGGGTAATCGTCACCGCCGATTTCGAGCACCCGCTCATATCGCCGCTCATCAGCACCTGGTGGCCCCATCTTCACCTGAGCGCCAAGCGCGAGGGAATCGTCGAGCAGTTCCGGGTGGCGCGCGTCGTCGGCCTGCCGGCGACGATCGCCGTGGCGACCTTCACCGCCACGGTCACCCCGACATCGACCATCACCCAGACCCCGACCGAGACGCCCACGGTCACCCTGACGCCGACGCCAGACTGCTCCTTCATCAGTGTCGATGACGTCGCCATCGTCGACAACATGGTGCGTTTGACCTTCACCAACACCAACCCCGGCGCCATCCACCTGACCGACTCCTCGATCTCGTGGATCGATCCAGGCTTATACCCCGGGCAGAGCCTGTACGGCATGTCGCTCAAGGGATGGTACCGCTGGGGGCCGGACGATCCGACTTCTCCTGCCAGCGAGGCGCCCAGCCCGCACATCGCCGTCGCCTCCTTCGAGACCGAAAACTGGTACGGCTCCTTCAACAACGTCCCCGCCAACCCCGGACTGTATGGCACCTATGATGTGGCCCTGACCTTTGACAACCTGTGCCTCATCAGCGGCTCGGTCGACCGGCCGGTGCCGACGCCCACCTCGACGGCCACGCCCACGAATACCGCCACGGCCACCCGGACTCCGACGGGCACCTCGACGGTGACCACGACGCCCACGGTGACCCCTACGCCGTCTTGTGACGACATCACGGTCCTGAACACGTGGATCACCGGCAACAATGTGTACATGCGGGTGCGAAATGACAACGTTGCCGCAGTGACGTTTACCGGTTCGGCCTTCGATTGGACCGACGCCTATCATCCGGCGCAGTACGTTGACCGTCAATTCTGGGGAGGCACCGCCTACTGGAACGGCAAC is a window encoding:
- a CDS encoding pilus assembly protein, translating into MKRRENRERRRGQGLVEFALTLPLILLIIFTIIELARVLHAWMAIENGARFGVRYAITGEYNSTYCSGYPGGICDAQNEEDAARIPSIKDSATAGAAAILRDATAGVGQPGYFKITVCSTKSGLIYHPANTNSSTPADCTPVEDGGGPGDRVIVTADFEHPLISPLISTWWPHLHLSAKREGIVEQFRVARVVGLPATIAVATFTATVTPTSTITQTPTETPTVTLTPTPDCSFISVDDVAIVDNMVRLTFTNTNPGAIHLTDSSISWIDPGLYPGQSLYGMSLKGWYRWGPDDPTSPASEAPSPHIAVASFETENWYGSFNNVPANPGLYGTYDVALTFDNLCLISGSVDRPVPTPTSTATPTNTATATRTPTGTSTVTTTPTVTPTPSCDDITVLNTWITGNNVYMRVRNDNVAAVTFTGSAFDWTDAYHPAQYVDRQFWGGTAYWNGNGLDPPTIRATSQNFAAGSTVDWRTLFGGVPGGMGLNGTFSVGLIFNGSCTVSGSVSRTAPTATATLTATITSTATRTPTVTRTPTITLTPTNTSTPTVTPTRTLTPTITLTPTRTSTPTITLTPTRTNTPTVTRTPTITLTPTKTSTSTTVPSATATRTATPLPTNTSTSPPTATRTRTPTPAVTNTLPPSKTPTVTLTVTLACMDC